The genomic window TCACGAAATGTTCGCGGAACACATCCAGCACGCGTTCGGCAGACAGTTCGCCTTCTTTTTCGCTGCAAGCCTTCAGAATCGGCTGCAGTTCGGCGGCTTCGGCAAGAGACATCTTGTAGCCGAACTTCGTGATGATTTCGTACACGGCGGTACGGCCACTCTGACTTGTAAAGCTGAGCGAATCGTTCTGGTGACGACCGATAATCGAGTAGTCGATGGGGCGGTAGGCACCCTTCTTCATGTCCTTCGTCTTGGAGGCGCCATCCTGGTGGATGCCGCTACGGTGCACGATTGCTTCGGCGCCAATCAACGGAGCGCGACTATAGATGCTGATACCCGACCACTGAGAAATCAAGATAGCCGTTTCGTAAATGCGCTCCATGTGCAAACCTGTCTCGACGCCGGAGTTGTGCAGCGCGACCGCGACTTCGTAGAAATTCGTGTTGCCGCAGCGTTCGCCCAGGCCGTTCAGCGCGACTTCCAGCTGGGTTGCACCCACGAAGAAACTTTCGACCGTCGCGGCCGTCGCCATGCCCAAGTCGTTGTGGCAGTGTACTGAAATCGTGATATTCTTCGGCAGGGCTTCGTACACCTGCTTGATTTGATTTACGTACAGGAACGGACGATAACGTTCGACCGTATTCGGCAGGTTGATGGTCGTTGCGCCGGCTTCGACCACGGCCTTCAGCACGTCAATCACAAAATCCATGTTTTCGAGGCAGTCGCCAAAATGTTCGGCGCTGAATTCCACATCGCCCTTGCTACCCACGAGCGATTTTGCAAACTTCACGCAATGCACCGCCTTTTCCTTCACCTGTTCCGGCGTCATGTGCAGCACATGTTCCATCGAGAGCGGGCTTGTAGCCAGGAACGTATGAATACGCGGATGCGGAGCGTACTGCACGGCCTCCCAGCAGCGCTGGATATCGCTTTCCACGCAGCGGGCCAGGCCCGACACCACGATGCGCTTTGCGACTTCGTCGCCCTCTTCGGCCATCTTGGCGGTCAGCAGGGCAAGTTCCTTACACGATTCAAAGTCCATCTCGCTCGAAGCCGGGAAACCGACTTCGGCACCCTGCACGCCGAGCTTCAAGAGTTGCAGGTACACGTCCTTTTTCTGGGCATTGTTCCAAGGCTTCGGGAGCGCCTGGTTTCCGTCACGCAGCGTGACGTCATAGAAGAAGGGTTGTCTTGCATTCGTATTTTCGCTCATTTTTTCCTTATCTCCTTGCCTGTCCAACAAGGCTCAAGTTCGTTTTTACGTTCAAAAATAGAAATTTGACTTAAAAAAAGAACCCGCATCCTCATTGGAGCGGGCCTTATGGTTTAAATCCTTGGGTTAAAACTCTAAAATCGTCTTGAACCTATGCTTAAAAACCGGCTTGCGCTCCAGCGCAACGTCCTAGTAGGTTAATAAGTCGTAGATTCTTCATCATCATGCCCATAATGTAACAAAATACAATATTCTTGGCAAGGGAAAACCCCCGGGGATATCCCCGGGAGCTACCCCACACAAAGTTCCGATTCAGGACCAAACACCTCAGACATCCTGAACGGAACTATATCAAATTCTATCGTCTCACAATCTTTTGCTGGTAGGCCTTGCCGCCTGCCACCAGGCGCACCAGGTAAACACCAGGCTTAAGGCTGGACAAATCCACACTGGACTGCGACACCGCTTCGGTCGAGAGTTTCACGACATTTCCATTGACCGCGAAAATATCCAAACGGCGGACATTTCCGGTGAAAATCTCGAGGCGGGCTTCGCCAGCGAGGTAGCGCATCGGCACTCCGGCATAAGCCACCGTCGCGGCAATGCTTGTGGTCGAATCGCCTTCAGCCGAGCTACTGGATTCCGGATTTTCCACACTGCTCGAGGAATCCAGCTTTTCGCTGCTCGATGAGACCGAGCTAGAAGACTGTTCAGAGGAGCTCGATTCCACGGAACTGCTGGATGCCGGCGCCACAGAACTGGAGCTTGCATATTCCATGACCTCGCCATTGCTGCCCTTGTAAGCCATCAGGGCGTCTTTCAGTTTCTGGTTCACTTCGTAGGCGGCATCGTCCACCGAGTTGTCAAAGGTCCACTTGAAATCACCACCCTGCACGCGGCCCGCATAGGCACGCACATTCGCCATGGCCTGCGCCGGAGTATCCGCCGTGTAGCTGTACATCACGGAATTGTCGGTATCGAAGTTGTTGTAGGTATTCGCACCGGCATAAGACTTGACCGTATTCGGAACCTTGTCGTTGCGGCTAGAAACCACGTAGGCGTCAAAGTCGGCTTTGGTATCGATGGAGCCAGCAGCCGTTTCAGAGCCCTTGAGCACATACTTGCTTGCACCATACGGAATGAACGTGTAAGAACCTTCCATGTGGTTGTTATAAGCCTTGATCGTACCGCCATCTTCGCTGCTGAATGTCGGATTGTTCTTGGTATCGCGAGTGGTGCCGCCAGCATACACGTCGCTTCCCTGCATAGACGTCATCATCGGGTACTTGCAATTACGGAAGTAGTTCGCTTCCATAAACACGGAAGAGCCCTTCGTAGAACCAGCGCCGTATTTGGCCACGCCATCGTAGTAGTTATTGTACACATGGGCGCTGTAGAAGCGCACGCGCGGGTGGCGGCTATCGGAATGGTCGTACCAGTTGTGGTGATAAGTGATGTAGAGACCGTCAGTCGTACCTTCGGAAAGGCCGAGCAAGTTCGACTTACCGTTATCCCAGAAGTGGTTGTAGCTGAAGGTCACGTAGGTGGACTTTTTGCAGTCCAAGGCACCATCGCCCTTGACCTGGTCCTTGTCGCTACCCGCATGGCCGTAGAAGAAGTCGCAGTTGTGCACCCAAATGTACTGGTTGTCCTGCTGCAAGCCAATGTTGTCGCCTTCGTCGGAATCGACATTCATAACACCGATGTTGCGGATTTCAACATCGAAAGCATTCTTGATACGAATGCCCCAGCCGTTTGCCGTAGCGTCGTTACCGATACCTTCGATCGTCATGGCGCCACCTTCCTTTTTGCCCATGTCAATCAGAATGTCACCCTTGTCGGTCACTTCGGGGTCGGTCACGTTGCCAATCAAGCGAATGGCGAGCGGACGCGTATCGTAGCCCTTCTTGAACGCCGTCAAGATATTCTGGAGGCCCACGCATTCTGTTACGGCACCCTTGCTGCTCGTCACCACATCAAGTTTAATGGTATTCTTGGTCGATTCGGTCACATAGAGAATCACGGCGCCGCTCTTGAGCGTACCATCGGTCTTGTAAGCACCCGGAACATGGCCGTTGCTAAAAGCGAAGCCCGCGCGATCATGGGCCTTAACGGTCAGGGACTTCGAAGTGGTGGAAGCACCTTCTTTGCCGCCCTTGACAGAGGCCACCTTGAGCGTGTAGCTACCGGCCTTGAGGCCGACCACGTCAACACGGTACTTGGAGCCGTACTTGCGAACAAGCTGGCCGTCTACCTTGACATTGCTTGCGCCAGCGCCCGAATAGTAAACATTGTAGCTGTCCGAACCATCGGAAGCCCATTCGGCAAAAGCCGATTCGAGCCAGCCTTCGGCCTTGTTGATCGACACCTGGGCATAAGCCCCGGCAAATCCGAGAAGTGCCACACCGAGCGCCACTCTAGAAACCATTTTGGAACCTGTCGAAACCATATTCATCCATCCCTTTTTGAAAATGTTCTCAAATTTCTTCTCAAAATATACACTCAAAACTCAACAAAAGCAATACAGAATTCAATATTTATTTGATATTTTTAAAGATTTTACATTTCAAAATGTTCTCAAAAATATAAAAATCCTTAATTTTTTGACAATACAAGCGATCTACAGACATTTTCGATCTGAAAAAGAAAACTTGACTGTCACACTGATTCGAAATGCCTAACGGCTTTTCTGAGAAAAAAAAGATTTTTCGTTAGAAAAATCGAATTCGTGTGACAACAAAAGACATTTCACGTCCCAATCCCATTCTTTCCGTCTATTTTCGCGTAATTTTGCACTTTTCAGGTCAAAATCTTCATATATTGAAGGTATGAAGTTGTTTGTGCGTATTTTTTCTACCCTTTTGGTGCTTGCGGCATTCTGTTTTGCCGACACCACATCAATCACTCCGGTCGATTCTACAAAGACGGCAACCGACTCGGTCATCACCCAAGAAACTAAAAAACATGCTGTTTGGATTAAGCTCGAAGGTGACGTAGAACCGTCCATGTACGATTTCTGCGCCCGCGCCATCGATGACGCTCTCCAGGAAAATCCGGACTACATCGTCTTTGAAATCAACACCTTCGGTGGCCGCCTCGACGCCGCCTTCGACATCGTCGATACCATCATGGCCGTCAAGGGCCCGACCACCATCGCGCTCGTGAAAAAGAAAGCGATCAGTGCGGGCAGCCTTATCGCACTCGCCTGTCAAAAGCTTTACATGCTCGAAGCCACCACGATTGGCGACTGCGCCCCCATCGTGCAGGGTGGCGACGGCACTCCGCAAATCGTCGGCGAAAAAATCCAGTCGCCCTTGCGTGCTAAATTCAGGAACCTTGCCCAGCGTAACGGTTATCCGGAGCTCCTGAGTTCCGCCTTCGTTACGCCGGAACTCGAAATTCTCGAACTCACCGCCACGCTCGACAAGGGTAAAAAGTCTCAGCGCGACACCACGCTCATTATCGAAGGCTCCAAGTACAGCGTCCTCGACAGCGCCGCCAAGGCATTCTGGGGCGCCCCGAAGATTCTCGTGAAAGAAGGCGAACTCCTGACCATGACCGACAAGGAAGCGCAGGAACTCGGATTCTCGAAGGGAACGTTCAAGGACCGTAGCGAATTCGAGACCGCACTTGCCATCGAAAGCCGCAGCGAAGTCGAGACCACCTTGGGCGAAGATATCGCCTCGGCCATCGCGGCTATCGCGGGAATCCTTTTGATTCTCGGTTTCGGCGCGCTCTACATCGAATTCAAGACGCCGGGATTCGGCCTGTTCGGCATCATCGGCATCATCCTCATCGGCATCGTGTTCCTCGGGCAGTTCGCACCGCAGCTCGACGGCTACATTCCCGCCATCCTGCTCGTCGCGGGCGTAGCGCTGTTCCTGGTTGAAATCTTCGTGATGCCCGGAACGTTCCTGTTCGGCGTAGGCGGCATCGCGTGCATGATCTTGGCACTTGCGCTGTCGTACTCCCCCGCCGACATTCCCGATTACGTTCCCGAAGCTGTCGAAGAATCCTTTGACGCCACCCCCTGGCTGTTCGGATTGCTTTACATGCTAACCTGCGCGGCGATAGCGCTCGTGTTCCCCATTGCCGCAAGCAAGTACCTGATTCCGCTACTCCCCGAAGGCTGGACTCCTATGCTCAAGACCGACCTTGAAACCGCAGCCTCGCCTACCGAAGCCGTGCAAGAAGTTTCTGTCGGCGACGAAGGTATCGCAAAGACATTCTTACGTCCGGTCGGCCAGGCCCTTATTAACGGAAAACTTTTTGACGTGCAGACCCACGGCGAAATCATCGAAGCCAGCACCCGCATCAAGGTGACCGCCGTACAAGAAGGCCACATCTGGGTGACGGTTGCTAAAGCTGAAATGGAAGGCTAGTTTCGTCAATCCTTCACGCAGCGGACTGACGCCCCGTATTTTTTCCGGGTTTTCGAAAAACGGACAAATTTGTAAATAGTGAATTCAGCAACCATCGCCGCGTCTTTCTCCGATTCATTTGACAGCCAAATTTGGGCGTTATTGCGGGCAGTTCGAACCGATTCAAAGAACCATTCCTTGGTATAATCTTGACGCCAATCTGCAATATTCGAAGGCAAAACCGTAAAACCATAATAATCAAATCCACCTCCGCGGGACACCCAATCCCGGGAAGATTTCAATAAAGGCCCACAATTATTTTGACCATCCTCAACACAGTTCAGTTCCGAGAACAATGCGTTCCATTCGGTCGTATCCGGCAAATGCCAACCTTCCGGACAGACTCCACGAATAGTCCCCTTCGGGTTGCATAATTCACTAAAGCCGCATCCCTTGCCTCCGTCACTAAAGATTCCCGCCGAATCCATCGCCGCAGGCCACGTGTAATAGCGGCCATAAGAAGAATCGCAGTTTCCCAAGCTATCGGTGAGGCAAACAGAACCATATATCGATACGGAATCTCCCACCTGGTAGTCGTAATTCAAGTTTTCCGCCATCCAGGTCTTGTCGCCAATTTTTACGGTCTTGTAAACTTGCCCATCACGAGCATCCGTCATTGACCCTTCCTCCACCTCGGAAGGCAAGATTCCCGGAATATACCTGCTCGGATCATCAATATGAGTGTACCCCTTTATGCAACGAATGTACAACTTATCTGCGGCGCCCTGATAAACGGCATCGCTATAGAAACTAAAATACCTTCCGTTTAGATGAGAGCCGACGCTCCAAAAACCAACATGAGTATGATTGTTACTGCCGCTCAAATCGGGAGAAGGCCTCGCAGAAAAACCATACTCATCGGAACCATTGCCGTCGTAAAACCACCCCGTTAGCGATTTTAATTTTTTGCCAGCAACATCTGCACCCCCTACGGCATCAAGCAAGGTATCCCAATCACTGTCACCCGGCAAGCGCCAACCTTCAGGACAAATTCCACGGACCTGTTCGTTTGGCTTACACACTAACCCATTACAGTCCAAACCGTCATCACTAAAGACTCCAGCTGAATCCATCGCGGCGCCAAACGGGTACAAGCGCCCATACAAATCACAAGTTTTAAAGCCGTCAGGAAAAACATAATCGTTGCCGTAATAGATGGGACATACACCTTCTTCCTTAAGAAGCGAATCTACCGCATAGATATAGTTCAAGTTCTCCGCCATCCATGTTTGATTACCGATCTTCACGGTCTTGTAAACCTGACCGTCACGTTCATCGGTCATTTCTCCATACTCGACTTTCGGATTGAAAAAATCTTTCTTGTCTGCTTTATCCCATAAAGCGAGATTTTCGGTATTCAGCAAAGATTTCTCGTAAGGACCACTCCCGTCCTTCAGGCATCGCACGGGAACACCCCTAGTAACTTCATTGAAATAGCCCATAAACCAACCCGTAACAGAGGTTTCGTTATTGTAATAATAAGCTCCAGCTCGATAATTAAACGCTATGCAACTCCGTTCACCCGTATTTTCGTTATCATAGTAATCAGAAGTCAAAAAGAAGACCTGAGAACAATTCCGTTTACTCATCGGCATCGCCGAGAAACCAAAAGCATCCACCCCTTGTTTTCCATCAGCCCAACCGAACCTTGATTTCAGCATCGCAGCATCAACTTTGTCATCTTTACCAACTGATCTGAGGAGTACATTCCACTCAGCAACACTAGGGAGATGCCAACCTTCTGGACACGAACCTGACATTGTATACCACCTTCCATAAATTTTGCAGTTACTTTCCAGGCTATCTGGGCACATGGAACGATCAGCAGCATAATTCAAGTTTTCCGCCA from Fibrobacter sp. UWB15 includes these protein-coding regions:
- the leuA2 gene encoding 2-isopropylmalate synthase LeuA2 — encoded protein: MSENTNARQPFFYDVTLRDGNQALPKPWNNAQKKDVYLQLLKLGVQGAEVGFPASSEMDFESCKELALLTAKMAEEGDEVAKRIVVSGLARCVESDIQRCWEAVQYAPHPRIHTFLATSPLSMEHVLHMTPEQVKEKAVHCVKFAKSLVGSKGDVEFSAEHFGDCLENMDFVIDVLKAVVEAGATTINLPNTVERYRPFLYVNQIKQVYEALPKNITISVHCHNDLGMATAATVESFFVGATQLEVALNGLGERCGNTNFYEVAVALHNSGVETGLHMERIYETAILISQWSGISIYSRAPLIGAEAIVHRSGIHQDGASKTKDMKKGAYRPIDYSIIGRHQNDSLSFTSQSGRTAVYEIITKFGYKMSLAEAAELQPILKACSEKEGELSAERVLDVFREHFVNVNGRLVFNNIEVIPDENRFIFHFKKDGESLVKSVTAEGPIEAALMLMREIGMPVELVKYRQLVVPEKDKMWAGRGLSRIVLKANNVEVEGRGVSSDTLKANMRALFGGVNLLYKKV
- a CDS encoding T9SS type A sorting domain-containing protein translates to MNMVSTGSKMVSRVALGVALLGFAGAYAQVSINKAEGWLESAFAEWASDGSDSYNVYYSGAGASNVKVDGQLVRKYGSKYRVDVVGLKAGSYTLKVASVKGGKEGASTTSKSLTVKAHDRAGFAFSNGHVPGAYKTDGTLKSGAVILYVTESTKNTIKLDVVTSSKGAVTECVGLQNILTAFKKGYDTRPLAIRLIGNVTDPEVTDKGDILIDMGKKEGGAMTIEGIGNDATANGWGIRIKNAFDVEIRNIGVMNVDSDEGDNIGLQQDNQYIWVHNCDFFYGHAGSDKDQVKGDGALDCKKSTYVTFSYNHFWDNGKSNLLGLSEGTTDGLYITYHHNWYDHSDSRHPRVRFYSAHVYNNYYDGVAKYGAGSTKGSSVFMEANYFRNCKYPMMTSMQGSDVYAGGTTRDTKNNPTFSSEDGGTIKAYNNHMEGSYTFIPYGASKYVLKGSETAAGSIDTKADFDAYVVSSRNDKVPNTVKSYAGANTYNNFDTDNSVMYSYTADTPAQAMANVRAYAGRVQGGDFKWTFDNSVDDAAYEVNQKLKDALMAYKGSNGEVMEYASSSSVAPASSSSVESSSSEQSSSSVSSSSEKLDSSSSVENPESSSSAEGDSTTSIAATVAYAGVPMRYLAGEARLEIFTGNVRRLDIFAVNGNVVKLSTEAVSQSSVDLSSLKPGVYLVRLVAGGKAYQQKIVRR
- a CDS encoding nodulation protein NfeD; translation: MKLFVRIFSTLLVLAAFCFADTTSITPVDSTKTATDSVITQETKKHAVWIKLEGDVEPSMYDFCARAIDDALQENPDYIVFEINTFGGRLDAAFDIVDTIMAVKGPTTIALVKKKAISAGSLIALACQKLYMLEATTIGDCAPIVQGGDGTPQIVGEKIQSPLRAKFRNLAQRNGYPELLSSAFVTPELEILELTATLDKGKKSQRDTTLIIEGSKYSVLDSAAKAFWGAPKILVKEGELLTMTDKEAQELGFSKGTFKDRSEFETALAIESRSEVETTLGEDIASAIAAIAGILLILGFGALYIEFKTPGFGLFGIIGIILIGIVFLGQFAPQLDGYIPAILLVAGVALFLVEIFVMPGTFLFGVGGIACMILALALSYSPADIPDYVPEAVEESFDATPWLFGLLYMLTCAAIALVFPIAASKYLIPLLPEGWTPMLKTDLETAASPTEAVQEVSVGDEGIAKTFLRPVGQALINGKLFDVQTHGEIIEASTRIKVTAVQEGHIWVTVAKAEMEG
- a CDS encoding FISUMP domain-containing protein → MYRLFFRIVAFCAFIAFACLCLNACLEDGGSSSVAANDAPQKENDSDKDKDGSKDPSDSSMFAEVKCPEVTSKSQFLNPDIDYGEMTDERDGQVYKTVQIGNQTWMAENLNYAADRSMCPDSLESNCKIYGRWYTMSGSCPEGWHLPSVAEWNVLLRSVGKDDKVDAAMLKSRFGWADGKQGVDAFGFSAMPMSKRNCSQVFFLTSDYYDNENTGERSCIAFNYRAGAYYYNNETSVTGWFMGYFNEVTRGVPVRCLKDGSGPYEKSLLNTENLALWDKADKKDFFNPKVEYGEMTDERDGQVYKTVKIGNQTWMAENLNYIYAVDSLLKEEGVCPIYYGNDYVFPDGFKTCDLYGRLYPFGAAMDSAGVFSDDGLDCNGLVCKPNEQVRGICPEGWRLPGDSDWDTLLDAVGGADVAGKKLKSLTGWFYDGNGSDEYGFSARPSPDLSGSNNHTHVGFWSVGSHLNGRYFSFYSDAVYQGAADKLYIRCIKGYTHIDDPSRYIPGILPSEVEEGSMTDARDGQVYKTVKIGDKTWMAENLNYDYQVGDSVSIYGSVCLTDSLGNCDSSYGRYYTWPAAMDSAGIFSDGGKGCGFSELCNPKGTIRGVCPEGWHLPDTTEWNALFSELNCVEDGQNNCGPLLKSSRDWVSRGGGFDYYGFTVLPSNIADWRQDYTKEWFFESVRTARNNAQIWLSNESEKDAAMVAEFTIYKFVRFSKTRKKYGASVRCVKD